In Luteolibacter sp. Y139, the following proteins share a genomic window:
- a CDS encoding ROK family protein, whose amino-acid sequence MSSMPSPIVGAIEAGGTKFVCAVGSGPGEGILARARFDSGDNPARLMREVVDWFLEQQDQHGELAGLGFASFGPLDLEEDSPTYGYITTTPKKGWQHADLVGPLRRAFPGVPTIVDTDVNGAALGEARWGAAADLEDFVYVTAGTGIGGGGMARGRLLHGLVHPEMGHMGLPCIDGDDFEGACPFHGRCWEGLCSGPAIAKRVGMPAESLPPDHPAWDLTARYMAHALVNLTCVLSPRRIILGGSVRKAGRLGEEAFFAKVRTAFRDVLAGYIASPSLDERGIGDYIVPPVLGDDAGVCGAIALAQSVAKTTPNAERSRRGSIGTSVG is encoded by the coding sequence ATGAGCAGCATGCCTTCACCCATTGTCGGAGCCATCGAAGCCGGTGGCACCAAGTTCGTATGCGCCGTCGGCAGTGGCCCGGGCGAGGGGATCCTTGCCCGTGCGCGCTTTGACAGCGGTGACAACCCGGCGCGGCTGATGCGCGAGGTGGTGGACTGGTTCCTCGAACAGCAGGACCAGCACGGCGAACTAGCCGGACTCGGCTTCGCTTCCTTCGGTCCGCTGGACCTTGAGGAGGATTCCCCCACGTACGGATACATCACGACCACGCCGAAGAAGGGCTGGCAGCATGCCGATCTCGTGGGTCCTCTCCGCCGTGCCTTCCCGGGCGTGCCGACGATCGTCGACACCGATGTCAATGGCGCGGCCCTCGGCGAGGCTCGCTGGGGGGCAGCCGCGGACCTTGAGGATTTCGTCTATGTCACCGCAGGCACCGGCATCGGCGGCGGCGGTATGGCGCGGGGGCGATTGCTGCACGGCCTGGTGCATCCGGAGATGGGTCACATGGGGCTGCCGTGCATCGATGGTGATGACTTCGAAGGCGCGTGTCCGTTTCACGGACGCTGCTGGGAAGGCCTGTGTTCCGGGCCGGCGATCGCCAAGCGCGTCGGGATGCCGGCGGAATCGTTGCCGCCCGATCATCCGGCGTGGGATCTAACGGCGCGCTACATGGCGCATGCACTGGTCAATCTCACGTGCGTGCTTTCGCCACGGCGGATCATCCTCGGTGGCAGCGTGCGGAAGGCGGGTCGCTTGGGCGAAGAGGCGTTCTTCGCGAAAGTCCGTACTGCTTTCAGGGATGTACTTGCAGGTTATATCGCTTCTCCCTCCTTGGATGAAAGAGGCATCGGGGACTACATCGTTCCACCGGTGCTCGGCGACGATGCGGGTGTTTGCGGTGCCATTGCCTTGGCACAATCGGTCGCGAAGACCACCCCCAATGCTGAACGATCCCGCAGAGGGTCGATCGGCACGTCCGTTGGCTGA